From the Lolium rigidum isolate FL_2022 chromosome 2, APGP_CSIRO_Lrig_0.1, whole genome shotgun sequence genome, one window contains:
- the LOC124688965 gene encoding GDSL esterase/lipase At5g33370-like, with product MASSAWLPVVVCALLMMQAVPAARAARAFFVFGDSLVDNGNNNYLVTTARADSWPYGIDTPDHRATGRFSNGKNVPDLISESLGSEPVLPYLSPELHGAKLLVGANFASAGIGILNDTGIQFANIIRISKQLTYFEQYQHRLAKLIGPDQAARVVAGALTLITLGGNDFVNNYYLVRSREFSLPDYIKYILSEYKQVLRRIHGLGARRILVTGVGPIGCVPAELALHSLDGRCDPELQRASEAYNPQLETMLAELNAEVGNGAGGNGPVYVGVNTRRMHADFIDDPRAHGFVTASVACCGQGPYNGIGICTMASSLCADRDQYVFWDAFHPTERANRLIAQQYVSGTTDYISPMNLSTIIKLDRHLHD from the exons ATGGCGTCTTCCGCCTGGCTCCCCGTGGTGGTGTGCGCGCTGCTGATGATGcaggcggtgccggcggcgcgcgccgcccgcgcctTCTTCGTGTTCGGCGACTCGCTGGTGGACAACGGCAACAACAACTACCTGGTGACCACGGCGCGCGCCGACTCGTGGCCGTACGGCATCGACACTCCCGATCACCGCGCCACGGGCCGCTTCTCCAACGGCAAGAACGTGCCAGACCTCATCA GCGAGTCCCTGGGGTCTGAGCCGGTGCTGCCGTACCTGAGCCCGGAGCTACACGGCGCCAAGCTGCTGGTCGGCGCCAACTTCGCCTCCGCCGGCATCGGGATCCTCAACGACACCGGCATCCAATTC GCGAACATCATCAGGATCTCGAAGCAGCTGACCTACTTCGAGCAGTACCAGCACCGCCTCGCCAAGCTCATCGGCCCCGACCAGGCGGCGCGCGTCGTGGCCGGCGCTCTGACGCTCATCACCCTGGGCGGCAACGACTTCGTGAACAACTACTACCTGGTGCGCTCCCGGGAGTTCTCCCTCCCCGATTACATCAAGTACATCCTGTCCGAGTACAAGCAGGTGCTCCGCCGCATCCACGGCCTGGGCGCGCGCCGCATCCTGGTCACCGGCGTCGGCCCCATCGGCTGCGTGCCCGCCGAGCTGGCCCTGCACAGCCTCGACGGCCGCTGCGACCCGGAGCTGCAGCGCGCGTCCGAGGCCTACAACCCGCAGCTGGAGACCATGCTCGCCGAGCTCAACGCCGAggtcggcaacggcgccggagggAACGGGCCGGTGTACGTCGGGGTGAACACCAGGCGGATGCACGCCGACTTCATCGACGACCCGCGCGCGCACGGCTTCGTCACGGCCAGTGTGGCTTGCTGCGGGCAGGGACCCTACAACGGGATCGGGATCTGCACCATGGCCTCCAGCTTGTGCGCCGACAGGGACCAGTACGTGTTCTGGGACGCCTTCCACCCCACGGAGCGCGCCAACAGGCTCATCGCGCAGCAGTACGTCTCCGGCACCACCGACTACATCTCCCCCATGAACCTCTCCACCATCATCAAGCTCGACCGCCACCTCCACGACTGA